The Actinomycetota bacterium region GAACGCGATTGTTGGGAAGGAGGTTGGGGACCAATCGCGGTAGGCCGGCACTTTGCCATCGCTCTCACCTGGGAAGTTGATGCCGGTTGGTTCACCGATTCCAAAAGCCTTGAGGTACTTGTACAACTTGCGTCCACCGATGCGCTCGGCAGCGATGATGGTGCCGATGTTGCTCGACTTGGCCAAGATGCCGGCCAGAGTCAGGTGCCAGATGCCGTGTGCCACGTCATCATGGAAGAGCTTGTCCCCTCGCTTCAGTTGACCCGGGATGGTGAAGGCCGAGCCAGCATTTGCGGCTCCTTGATCCACGATGGCCGCCATCGTCATCACCTTGCTTGTCGAGCCAGGCTCATACACATCGGACAGCGCACGATTGCCACGCACAGCATCAGGCGCAGCCGCAGCCATGTTGGAATCGAAGGTAGGCGCGGTTGCCATGGCAAGAATGCGACCGCTACGAGGATCCATCACGATCACCGTGCCGCTGTCTGAACGCGATGCCTTGACCTGCTTGACGATCTGGTTCTGGGCAATCAGTTGAATGTCACGATCGATGGTGAGCTGAACATCGGAGCCCTGTGTTGCATCGCTTCCAGAGACATCACTCGTGGTGATCACGCGTCCGCCTGCACCGCGTTCGTATGTCATGGTGCCTGCTTTGCCGGCCAAGAGGTCCTGCATGCCGTACTCAAGTCCGCCCAGGCCCTTGCCATCGGCACCGACAAATCCGACAACATTCGCCGCCAGGCTGTTGCCTGGGTAGATGCGTCGCGAGGTTTGCTCACTGAAGATGCCCGGCAACCGGAGGGCTTCAATCTGCTTCCAGATCTTGGGAGAAAGATCTTTGGCGATGTACATGTGGCGACGGGTACCTGTGAGACGAATCGAGAGCACGCTTGGCTCCACCCCAAGGATGGGTCCGAGCGCAGCACCAACAGCAACTGGATCAGTCACCAGAGTTTGATCAGCCGTGACATTGCGAGCCTCTACTGTGACCGCAAGCGGTGCCCCATGCGTATCAAGAATGCTGCCGCGCGTTGCTGGAAGTTCGGTAGTGCGCAGTCGCTGATTCAGAGCTTCCGATGCCAGCTCAGGTCCCTTGATTACCTGAAGATCGACGAGGCGCAAAGCAAAGATCGAAAAGGCCATGGTCGCGATGATTAACAGAATCATGCCGCGCCTACCAGGATGGTTCTTGCCGGTGCGGGGGTCATTTGGTGGCATAGATGCGCGCGCGGCACGCGGTGGCGCCAGTTGAGTCATCTGGCTTACCGCACCGGTACAGCCACGAGATCCGCGTCGCTGGAACCGACACTGCCGACCTGCACAGGGACTTCCCGCCAGAGCGAATCCTCCCCCGCATTGCCGGGCTTGGCCTTCGCAGCGGCTGCCGCATCTGCTTGCGCAGGGTCATAGTTCGGGCCAGGGACGGCAGGTAGGCCTAAGTCAGTGCTGGTGATCGAATCATCAGTGCCGATGTTGGCTGCGGCCCTGACCGGAGTTCCCGGAGCAGGCTGCGGCTTGCCGAGCACCTTGCCATCAGGAACGCTCAAGAAGACTGGGGTGCGACTGGCCACCATGCCCAGCCCACGAGCCCTGCTTGCCAAGGCCTCTGGTGCTGCTGCTGCTGACACCTCTTCGTTGAGGACGGCCTCTTGCTCAGTCAGGTTGCCCAACTGTTGCTGCAAGGAGCTGACAGCAAATGAGCCCTGAGCCAGTTGGGTATTGATCAGCAGCATCGCCCCAAGCCCTCCGATGAGCAGCGCGCTGACGATCAATGCGAAGGTTCCGCGGCTGGCCTTTACCTGCCGCAGTGGCGATACCAGTTTCAGATTGGGGCGATTCTCATTCTCGCTGCGAGCATGAGCACCTCGGGTTGCGTACTCGGTCGCTTCGACTGCCAGAGCCGTCGCGCCAGCCACTGCCCCATGAATCATCTTGCCGGCCACTTCACGCGGTGAACGTGTACTCATGCCGCCACCCGCTCTGCGCCGCGCACTCGGGCAGAGGCTGCCCGAGGATTGCTCTCAAGCTCTTCAACTGATGCAGTTTCTGCGCCGCGAGTGATCAGTCGCAGCTTCGGCTGGTGCTCCTTTGGCACAACAGGCAGGCCATGCGGGACTTTGAGTTGAGTCTGATCGGCGAGTACCCGCTTGACGAAGCGATCTTCAAGTGACTGGTAGGACATCACAACGATGCGACCGCCAACCGCCAGTGCCTCGATGGCTGCCGGTATCGCGCCGTGCAGTGCGTCAAGTTCGCCGTTGACTTCGATGCGCAATGCTTGAAAAGTCCGCTTGGCAGGGTTGCCACCAGTGCGACGAGTGGCAGCAGGGATGGCCTCGCGAACCAGATCGACCAGGCGCGCAGAGTTGTCAAAGGGTTCGGTCGCTCGAGCTGCAACGATGCGATCGGCGATGCGCTTGGCGAATCGCTCTTCTCCATACTGGCTGATGATTCTCGCAAGATCCTGAGATGAATAGGTGTTCACAACCTCAGCAGCGGTCAGCTCTTGTGATTGATCCATTCGCATGTCCAGCGGCGCATCCTGCGAGTACGAGAAGCCGCGATCGCGCTCGTCCAGTTGCATCGACGAGACGCCCAGATCAAACAGGACTCCCTGAATTCTCGAGAGTCCTGCTTCTTGGAGTACCGACGGAAGTTCGTCGTAGACCGCATGAACAAAGCGCACGCGATCGCCGAACGGAGCCAGCCGTTGTCGCGAGTGATTCAAAGCGTCCAGATCTCGATCCAAACCGATGACCTGCAAGTCAGGAAATGTTGAAAGCGCAAACTCGGCATGACCGCCAAGCCCAAGCGTGGCATCAACGAGGGTCGCGCCCGGTTCGATGATCGCTGGCGCCAGCAGAGCAAAGACGAGCTCTCGCATCACCGGAACGTGGACACTCATGAACTGAACTCCGAGACCAGTGCCGAGATTGCGGTCAGCGTGACTGCGGTCAGGCTCCCTGCAACGATCAATAGGCCAAGAGCGCGCGCACCATGACGAACGGCTTGGTCGTTGACCGAGTCGTTGATGGTGCTCGTTGGCGTCGTCATGGCTTCCTTTCGTGCTAGGCACGTTCGCGGTTAAAGGAGTGGTCACGAGATCAGGTCCCCGCCCGCTTCTCGGCAATTGCCTGGCACCGGGGAAGTGCGCCAGGAAGCAGCGAGCAGCGGGAGGAGGCCTCACCGCGTGCATTAGAGAATTCCCGGCACAACCTCCTCGCTGATGTCCGAGTAGGCGTCTTCTTGGCTATTGAGGTAGTTCTCCCAGGCCTGTGCGTCCCAGATCTCAACCGTCGTGCCGTTTCCCACCACCACAACTTCGCGGTCAAGTCCGGCGTACTCGCGCAATGCGGCTGGCACGGTAACGCGGCCCTGCTTATCGGGCACATCATCAAAGGCGCCCGAGAACAGCACCCGGAGATAGGCGCGCACCTTGGCATCCGACCGTGAGGCCTCATTGAGTCGGTCAGCGTGGGCGGCGAATTCGGCTGCTGGCCACACCACGATCGAACGATCCTGGCCTTTGGCCATCACCAGACCATCGGCAAATCCCTCACGAAACTTGGCTGGCAGGACGAGACGGGCTTTGTCATCAAGGCGGGGCGCGTGGGTACCGAGAAACATGCCCCACCTCCCCTCGTCTCATGAATCACAACTGCCCCATGAGTCCCACTGGTATGCCCAGCACCTCCAAGTGGCGCCACTGTACTCCACTTTCCTCCACCGTCAACCATTTTGGGCAGGCGTTTTGGGCGTCTGCCCCACTCGGATTCGAGCAGCACAGACCTATACTCCGAGGGCTGTCGAGCCGGGGGTCAGATGAAGCAAGCGCTGCTCGTCTTCGGCGCAATCCTGCTGAGCGCGGCCCTACTCGGGATCGCCTACGTCGGTGTTCAAGTGCGCACAGCCGACGACCGGCAGGAGTCACTGGCGCCCTTCTACCAGCCACCAGCCCTGATCCCGCAAGCCCCGGGCACCTTGATCCGAAGCGAGCCTCTCGGCGTATCGGTTCCAGGGGCCAAGAGCTACCGGATCCTGTACTCAACCCAGCGTCCGGACGGAACGGCGGCGGTGTCCAGCGGCATGGTGTTTGTGTCCACCGCGCCAGCGCCTCCCGGAGGCAGGCCCATCGTCGCCTGGGCACATGGCACCCTGGGTCAGGGTGCGGCCTGCGCGCCCTCGCGATCGGCAACCCCGCTCGGGGACACCGCCAACTGGCTTGATCAGATGATGCAGTTCGGCTGGATCGTGGCCGCCACCGATTACGCGGGCCTTGGCACACCCGGACCGAATCTGTACCTGGTGGCGCACGCCGAAGTGCGAGATGTGGTCAATTCAGTTCGCGCAGTTCGCAAGCTGGTTGGCACCCAAGCGAGCAATCGATACGTCGTCTGGGGGCACTCCCAAGGTGGACACAGCTCCCTGTGGTCTGGGCATCTTGCCCCGGCGCTTGCACCCGAACTGACACTTCTCGGCGTCGCGGCAGCTGCGCCGGCTGCCGAACTCAGTCAGATCATGGGCGCACAGTGGTACACCACTGTTGGTTGGGGCATCGGCCCAGAGGTCGTCCAATCATGGACGGCTGTCAATGCTTCGCTGCCGCTCGAAGGTGTCATCACGCAGCAGGGCATCGATAGCGCCGCCGAGCTGGCACAGGAATGCATCCAGAGCAAGACGCTGATGGTTCAGCTCCTTGCCAGACACGCCCTAGGCCAGACCTTCTTTGCCGAGAACCCAAGCCAGAATGCGGACTGGAAGACCATGAGTCAGGAGCAGACGCCCGCACCTTTGCCAGCATCAATGCCAGTGCTCATTGGCCAGAGCACTGCTGATCAGGTCGTGCTGGCGTGGCCAAACGCGCTGCTGCAACAACAATGGTGTGAAGCCGGATCGACCATCAGCACAATCTGGGTCGGAGAGGTCTCGCATCAACTCACAGCAGAGACCATCGGCCCTGAGGCTGTGCGCTGGATCGCGGATCGGTTCGCGAATAGACCCGCGCCTCGCACCTGCCATATCCCTCCACCGGTGAGCGCACCGGCGGGAACGCAGTGAACTACTCGTCGCCCTGGCGCTTGCGCCAGCGACCCTCGACGCGATCCATGAATGAGGTCTTTGCCGGAGTGGACTTGGCGCTGGCTTGTGCGCCTTCGGCGCTCTCTTGAGTTCCGCGCGGACGCTGGAAGGCGGTGTAGACGAGCACAGCGCCCACCAACATCACCGCAAAACCGAGGATCCCAAGAGGGGTGGCCTGCAGGGCCATGCTGGTGACCAGCAAGCCAATGCCCGCGAAAACAATCAATACGCCGAGGGCGGCTCGGCCTCTGGAGGCCCGTGCCATCGAACTTGAACGCAGGCTGGTAGCGAACTTGGGGTCTTCTGCATAGAGCGCTCGCTCCATCTGCTCGAGTAGTCGCTGCTCATGCTCCGATAGCGGCATTGCAGGACCCCCTTCCTTCGCTTGTCACCTAAGAGTAGGTGCTACCCCCAGAAATCGGAACCCAGGCCACTCATTGGCTCGCGAGTGTGGCCCGACTTGCGTTGCCTGAGCCGTTCTGACGAGCATAAATGCGACTGCGCCACCGGACGACGAACTTGCGAAAATCGGTCATTCCGGCTCTGCCAGTCTGGTCGGAATCACCGAAGCTGACTCTTCCATCGCCCATTCGCGGTGTTCGCGAACAGCCCAGGTCAGTGGCACCGAGCCGGTGCGCATTCCGGCCCGCGCAGTGGCATCGTTGAAGGCCATATAGATGTGACCCAGCACCACCACGAAGACGGCCAGGGCCAACCAGTCGTGTACGAAGGTGGCTCCAGTGCGCAGGAGGTCACTGAAATGACTGCTGAAGAACATCATGAAACCCGTAGCGAACATGAGGATGATCGCGCCAAGGGAAAATGCTGCGTTGAGTTTCTGGCCGGCATTGAACTTGCCAACGGGAATCGCGCCAAGCCTTCGCGAGCGACTTCGCAGCCATTGCCAATCTGAGGGCTTGAAGCGATTCAGGCGTGAAGTGTCAGCGCGGAAAGCCCGCGAGAACAATGCCAGCAGAATCGGGATTGGCAGCGCGAATCCGGCGGCTTCGTGTATCACGCGGACGATCTGACGGTTGCCGAAGATGGCGGCAAAATCAGGGATGTACAGCAGCGCTGCAGTGATCAGCAAGATGATCGTGAGGATGGCGATTGATCGATGTGCCCATCGTTCTGCGGTGCTGAATCGCTTGATCATCAACTCACCCTCGGCGCGCTTGGCATCAAACATTGGGATCTTCTGTGCCGCCATTGGATGCGCCGATATAGGCGTCAACGTCGTACCCGCGCTGTTCCCAGTAGCCCGGGTCAACCTTGTCCGTCACCGCAATGCCATCGAGCCACTTGATCGACTTATAGCCATACATCGGCACGACATAGAGCCGAACTGGCGCTCCGTGCTGGGTTTCCAAAGGTTCGCCGTACATCGATGTTGCCACGAGCACTTGGTCGTTCATCGCTTGTTCGAGAGTGAGTGACTCGGAGTAGCTGCCGTCAAAGGAAGTGAAGCTGACTGCTGCTGCACCACTCTTCACACCGGCTGCATCGAGCACATCGCGCAGCAGCACTCCCGACCACGGCACGCTTTCCACTCGCCAGCCAGTGACACACTGGAAATCCTTGGTCAACCCGGTCTGCGGCATCGCGGCCAGATCATTGAGGCTCAGGCTCAGCGGCCGCTCGACGAGGCCGGTGATCGTCAGGCGATACTTCGCGCGCTCGTAACTGGGATAGCCATCGGTGACGGTATAGATCCGAAAGCCGCCAGCTGCTGGAATGACCGAAGCCAGAGCCGGCACCGTGGAACTCACGACGTTGCTGATGCCTCCCGAAATCCATCTGCCTGCGGCAATACCTACAGCGCCAAGTCCGACCATGCCGAGCACCACTCGGCGACCCACAGGTGTGCCGCGCTCACGTTTGGAAGCATCAGGCATGCTCCATAGGACCACATTGCGTGTGTATTTGCTATTGACCGGCACTAATCGGCAGCGGGATCAATCAAGCGGCCAGGTCGTACAGCCGTGGGGCCAAATCGCGCACGCAATTGATCTACGGCAACTTCGGCATCGCGTCGTCCACGTTCTGGCTCACCGAGCATCAGCTGCTGTGCTGAGCCTTGAGTTTCACTGAGGCCATCAACGCGCACTCCAACAAGTCGCACGCGCGCACGGCTGGCACCAAGAGCTGTGAATAACTGCCGGATGACTTCGTAGATCTCTTGGGTGACGTCAGTGGATTCGCGCAGAGTCTTGGATCGAGTGATCGTATTGAAATCTGAGAATCGCACCTTCAAATGCACGGTGCGTGCCACCCGACCAGAAGCGCGCAATCGACTGCCCACTTGATCGCTGAGGCCAAGGAGATGCGCATTGACTGCTGAGACATCTTCAAGATCTTCAACGAAGGTCACCTCTGCTCCAATGCTTCGATCAGGAACATGCGCAGTGACGGTGCGCGGATCGCGGCCCCAGGACAGCTCATGCAAATGCGAACCGGCCGCATTGCCGAGGGCTCGTTGCAAGGTGGCCAGCGGGGTGTGCGCAATATCGCCAACAGTGCGCAGCCCAAGTCGGGTGAGTTGTTCTTCAGTGCGCTCCCCCACTCCCCACAATGCATTGACTGGCAATGGATGCAAGAACGCGAGTACTTCATCGGCAGGAACGACCATCAGGCCATCGGGCTTGGCTCGCGTTGATGCGAGCTTGGCGACAAATTTGGTCGAGGCAATGCCGACCGAGCATGTGATCCCTTGCTCGTCACTGATGCGCGCACGAATTGATTCGGCGATCTGGCGAGGGCGGCCCATGCTTCGCAGGCTTCCGCTGATGTCGAGGAAGGCTTCGTCAAGACTCAATGGCTCAACGATCGGAGTGACCGAAGCGAACAAGGCCATGATCGATGCGCTGACCTCTGAGTAATGCGAGTGATGCGGAGGCAGGATCACGGCGCTCGGCGCAAGTCGGCGAGCCCTGCTCATTGGCATGGCTGAATGCACGCCCATGGCGCGCGCCTCATAGGTCGCCGACAAGACAACCCCGCGATTGCCACCACCGCCGACAATCACTGGCTTGCCGCGCAGTTCGGGTCGGGAGCGCAACTCAACGAGTGCAAAGAAGGCATCCATGTCGACGTGCAAGATCGTGCAGCCTGAGTCATCTTCACCCACACCGGAGAGCCCGGTTGAGCGTCGGACTTGATTGCGGCTCACGCGGACCATTGTTGCCGTATTGATGAGAGGGGAAGGCCAGGCCGGGTGGCCAATATGCAGAAAATCATGGGGCTCCTGGTGCATTGCAATGGAAGATCGAGCAACGGCTGCCGGTTTGGAGGCACGGGCAGCCGTTGCTTACCGACTGTTGGGATCAGTCGGCCGTATGCACCGTTTCATCGTCAGTGCCGCAGAAGCCCGTGGGAAGGGTGGGCTGGTGTGCTACCCCGAGGCAGGTCACCACGCGCTCGACAAAACTTTCGGCCTCGCGGACCAAATCATCGGCTTCACGTGCAGTGACACAGGGCACGCCAGCCTCAGCCAGGGTGCGCTTGCGAGCACCAGCAGCAAAGAAGCCGGCCCACTCCGTGAACTCAACTGCAACTTCGGGCAGCACCAGCCACACACTGCGCACTCTGCTGCGCGCCTTGCGTCTACCGCGGGCCGCAAGCACTGCAGCGGCGGCGCGCAGCGCTGCAAGATGGGCGGCCGCATAGCGATCAGCGGCACAGCCAGCCACCATGGCCTCGGTGAGGCTGCGCCGGGAGGCGGCGATCAATTCATAGGTGGCAGGAGGCAGCGCAATTGAACGGGGGGAATCAAGCAGTGCAGTCATCGAAATCTCCTTGGTCGGGGCGGACAAACGACCCTTCGACCCGGGGCAGCTGCCCCTGACTTCTCGCATCGCCGAACTCGGGGTCGAATCGAGCCCGACGATGCGAGTAAGTCCCCTCGGAGGCCAAGCCGCGAATCCTGAACCCCAAGAGCATTCGAACATATGTTCGAACAGGAGGCAGGTTAGCCCGGCCCCCTGACAGCCGTCAATCCCACTGCGGGCAGCACACAGTTACGGGGTGATTCCCGAGTCAAGCAAGGCCTGCGCGAGCTCGGGATCGCCCTCAATGTCAATTCCCTCAAGACCCTGGCGACCCCATAGCGCGAGCAGGAGATCATGGGCCGAGCCTCGAAGGGTCACCTGAGGCTCATCATCTGTCGGCCGATTCGGTGCCTTGAGTTGCCATGCGCCATCGGCTACATCCGTGGGAACAAGATTCAGCACCGGAGTCCAATCGGGCAGGCTGCCATGGCGCAGCTTCATGTACACGAACACCGTGCACACCTCATCGATCCCATCGGCTGCCAGTTCCGGATCAATCTCAAATACCCGGCCTTGGGCATTCATGGCATCCCATAAATGGACAGCAACTTCATGCGCCGCACGACGTGACCAGAACGAGGCTTGACGTGGGTCTGGTCCGAAATTCCAGGCTGGCTGCTCGGGAGGTGTCTGGCGCAAAGTCGCAACTAGTTGGCTTGCACCATCGCTGAACCACTGCTCAAGGCCAGCTCGATCCGAAGGTCCAACAGGGTGGTCTCCGCGCATGCCAGAGCGCACGATTGCAGTTGACCATCGTTGAGTGCCAGATAAATGCTGGGTCAGATCAGCCATCGTCCATCCCGGGCACGAGAGCACGGTCGACTGCAATTGCGATGCGTGCAGCAGTTCTCCAAATTGAAAGGAGTACTGCGAGATGGCGCTGTGAAACCTGTCCAGGGTCAACATCAGTACAGCCTGCCACCAAGGTCTGCACAGGGTGGGCAAAGCCGCGACTACTCGGTCGGAACTCCGAGATCGGCAAGATCGGCGAAGCCGCCTGGAGTGAGGACGATCAATTGCGGGAAGCCGGCAATCTGCATTTGTTCTGCCGCAACAGTTGCGCGCACTCCGGCCCGGCAATAGATCGCATACGCGACCGAGGGATCCAAACTGGCCACGTTCATGCCGAAATCTGGCTCTTGCACATCGATCAACCGCGCTCCGGCCACATGCCCGGCTGCATATTCAGCAGGAGTACGGACATCCAACAGCACCGCGCCTGTTTGAATGACGCGCTGCATGAAGTCACGAGCGGTCAGCATCTCAATGCCGCCTTCAACCTGCGTTGCAACCTGCTCGCGCACCTGATTCATATCGAGTGCGCGCACCGAGGCGATGAGCTCCTCGAACTGCGCAGCTGGCAGTGCTCCCGCCTCGCGATAGATCAAGATGCCGTCGCGAAACACCATCAGCGTTGGAATGCTGCTGATCTGGGCACTTGATGAAAGTTCCTGCTCCGCCTCGGTATCCACCTTGCCAAAGGTGATGTCGGAGTGCACTTCCGACGCAGCCTCGAATATCGGTGCGAAATTGCGGCATGGTCCGCACCACTCCGCCCAGAAGTCGACGATGGTGATTCCCGCAGTGATGGCCTTCTGCTCAAAGTTGTCTGCGGTGAGTGAAACGGTTGTCATGGTGGACTCCATGGTCGGTACGGTCCTTGGTCAGTACGGTCCGATAAATCTACAGAAGGACAACTCATGAGCAAGGTGTGGTTCATCACCGGCGTATCGCGTGGCTTTGGCCGGTCTTGGGCCATCGCAGCCTTGAAGCGCGGTGATCGAGTCGCCGGCACTGCTCGCGATGTGTCCAGCCTTGCTGACATTGCCGCGAAATATGGCGATGCCTTTCTCCCACTTCACCTTGATGTCACTGATCGCGAGGCAGACTTCGCCGCAGTGCAGCAGGCTCATGAATACTTCGAACGCCTCGACGTCGTAGTGAACAACGCAGGCTACGGACACTTCGGCCACGTCGAGGAGATCTCAGAAGACGAGGTCCGCGCTCAGTTGGAAACCAACTTCTTTGGCGCCCTCTGGATCACTCAGGCGGCGATCCCGATCATGCGCGAGCAAGGTGCCGGGCACATCGTGCAGATTTCAAGTGTCGGTGGTGTTGCCGCCTTCGCAGGGATCGGAATGTACAACGCTTCCAAGTGGGCTCTGGAAGCGATGAGCGAGTCGCTGTCGCAGGAAGTCGCTGGCTTCGGGATCAAGGTCACGATCATCGAGCCAGCCGGGTTTGCCACTGACTGGAGCGGCGACTCTGCTGCACACTCAGTTGCTCTGCCGCCTTATGACTCCTTCCGCGAGGCGCGCACTGCTGCCCGTCGAGTGACTCCACCGGCTGAGGCAACCAACGCCGCAATCTTCGCGGTTGTCGATGCCGACGAGCCGCCATTGCGGCTGCTGCTTTCAAGCCCAGCACTGGCACTTGCAACGAGCGCCTACGAACGGAGATTGGCTGAATGGCAGGCCTGGGCTGACACCACACGTGGAGCAGACGGGATTTAGTCGAGCACCAGGCCACGTGCGCCAGCCGTAGACTTCGCGCCATGAGCGTGCGCATCTACACCGGACGCCACGCGGATCGCGGAGGCAATCTGCCGCCTTGGGTTCCATACGTTCCTTGGGTATTTCTTGCGCTGGGAATCGTCGCGCAAATTCTGTGGGTACTCACCAGCGACGGCCTGCGAACTGCAGTCACGATCGTTTCCGTTCTTGCATTTTTCGGAGCCAGCGTGAGTCACGCACTTCAGTCACGGCGAATGGTGTGGACTGCACAGTTTCTTGGCATTGCCGTCGGACTGAGCTACCTCGTTGAACTCCTTGGAGTTCGCAGTCAGTTCCCATTTGGTTCGTACTCATATGGCACCGCACTTGGTCCCGCCCTCTTCGGAGTTCCGCTGCTCATTGCCTTGGCGTGGGCGGCCATGGCATACCCGTGCTTGCTTGCCGCCCAGCGCTTAGCCGCTGATCCGCTCACCACCGCCTTGATTGGTGGAGTGCTATTCGCCGCATGGGATCTGTTCCTGGATCCACAAATGGTCAGCGAGGGCTACTGGTCCTGGAGCAGCATCGGCTGGTACCTGCCAGGCATTGACGGCATTCCGCTTCAGAACTTTCTTGGTTGGCTGCTGACGGCATTCCTGCTGATCTGGTTGCTCGATCGGCTTCCACGTCGCGTCGCCAAGGACGGAGTTCCGGCGGCGATGCTGAGTTGGATCTACGTCTCCAATGTGATTGCCGCACTCGTGTTCTTTGACCGCGTTGGCGTGGCTCTCTGGGGCGGCATAGTGATGGGAGCAATCATCATTCCTTGGTGGTGGCGCAGTTGGAGCCAGCCGCAATGGTGATGCGGCGAGTCACCACCGTCGGAACGCTATTGGCTTGTGCAATAGCTGCGCACACTGCTTTCAACCTGTCCAAACTCCGTAAGCCCAATCCACAGGTTCCGCCACTCGACGAATTCGTCAGCGTGCTCATTCCGGCGAGAGATGAAGCAGTGGCGATCGGCAAATCAGTGGCAAGCGCACTCGCACAGGCTGGCGTTCCAAATATGGAAGTCCTTGTTCTCGATGACTTCTCTACTGATGACACCGCCAAAATCGTCAACGCAGTTCACGACCCTCGGCTTCGGCTTGTACCCAATCCGAAGGAGCCGCCCGCGGGGTGGCTCGGAAAGCCGTGGGCCTGCGCTCAGCTGGCCGAAATAGCGCAGGGGTCCGTGTTCGTTTACATCGACGCCGACGTCGAACTATCCGCTGATGCCGTTCGCGCAAGCGTGCGAGCGATGCGTGCGCAGAATTTTGCGATGGTGTCGCCCTACCCCAGGCAACTCACGAGCAACTGGCTTGGACATTTGACGCAGCCCCTCCTGAGTTGGTCTTGGTGCGCGTTGCTTCCACTTGGGTGGTCCGAGCAGTCCGGACGAACATCACTCGCCGCAGCCAACGGACAATTCCTGGTGATCGATGCCGACGCCTATCGCTCAGTCAATGGCCATAACTCGGTCTGCGCTGAAGTCATTGAGGATGTCGCGCTGATGCGGGCTTTCAAGAAAGCCGGCTGGACGACTTGCACCATGGACGGTTCGGCCATTGCGAGTTGCGAGATGTACGTCAGCGCAGAACAGACCGCCAATGGCTATGCCAAATCTTTATGGGCAGCTTTTGGCGGTCCAATCGGTTCGATTGGTGTCACCTCCTTGTTGTTTGTTGCCTTCATCGCCCCTCCGCTTGCAGCCATAGGCGCGCGCTCCAAACGCGTGCGGGCAGTCGGGGCCCTTGGCTATGCGGCCGGGGTGGTCAGTCGAGCCCTCGTGGCTCGACGCATGAGCACTCGCATCTGGCCAGACAGTGCAATGCAACCGGCCTCTGTCGGAGCCTTCATCGCCATCAATGCACTCTCCTGGAGACGTCATCAGCTCGGTGTGAACAGCTGGAAGGGACGCACAGTCTGATGAGTCGGATCATCGTCATCGGCGCTGGAGTCGGTGGGCTCGCGGTGGCTGCACGAGCCGCTGTCAAGGGCCACGAAGTTCTCATCTTGGAGCAAGGCGCGCGCATTGGTGGAAAACTGCACACCCTTCACCACGAAGGTTTTGCATTCGACACCGGACCTTCGCTCTTCACTCTTCCTGCGGTGTATCGCGACCTATTTCTCAAGACCGGCGCCGCACTTGAGGACTCTGTTGATCTGCAAGAAGTTGAACCGGGATTCTTCTATCGATTCGCTGATGGAACCCAGTTGATGATGCCCGGCGTTGGCGTTGGTCGAGCAGCAAGTGCAATAGGCGATGCTCTTGGCGAAGCAGCGGGATCCGAATGGCTTTCACTGATGCGCCGAGCTGGCGAGATGTGGCAGCTCACCCGTGCACCGGTGCTGCAATCGCCACTCGACGGGTGGCGAAGCGCGGCACGACTGACGCGCAGCTTCAGCGATGTTCGAACGATTGCTCCACTCAGCTCCCTGCACACACTCGGCAA contains the following coding sequences:
- a CDS encoding molybdopterin-dependent oxidoreductase, with amino-acid sequence MPDASKRERGTPVGRRVVLGMVGLGAVGIAAGRWISGGISNVVSSTVPALASVIPAAGGFRIYTVTDGYPSYERAKYRLTITGLVERPLSLSLNDLAAMPQTGLTKDFQCVTGWRVESVPWSGVLLRDVLDAAGVKSGAAAVSFTSFDGSYSESLTLEQAMNDQVLVATSMYGEPLETQHGAPVRLYVVPMYGYKSIKWLDGIAVTDKVDPGYWEQRGYDVDAYIGASNGGTEDPNV
- a CDS encoding rhodanese-like domain-containing protein — protein: MQRVIQTGAVLLDVRTPAEYAAGHVAGARLIDVQEPDFGMNVASLDPSVAYAIYCRAGVRATVAAEQMQIAGFPQLIVLTPGGFADLADLGVPTE
- a CDS encoding SDR family NAD(P)-dependent oxidoreductase translates to MSKVWFITGVSRGFGRSWAIAALKRGDRVAGTARDVSSLADIAAKYGDAFLPLHLDVTDREADFAAVQQAHEYFERLDVVVNNAGYGHFGHVEEISEDEVRAQLETNFFGALWITQAAIPIMREQGAGHIVQISSVGGVAAFAGIGMYNASKWALEAMSESLSQEVAGFGIKVTIIEPAGFATDWSGDSAAHSVALPPYDSFREARTAARRVTPPAEATNAAIFAVVDADEPPLRLLLSSPALALATSAYERRLAEWQAWADTTRGADGI
- a CDS encoding SAV_6107 family HEPN domain-containing protein encodes the protein MTALLDSPRSIALPPATYELIAASRRSLTEAMVAGCAADRYAAAHLAALRAAAAVLAARGRRKARSRVRSVWLVLPEVAVEFTEWAGFFAAGARKRTLAEAGVPCVTAREADDLVREAESFVERVVTCLGVAHQPTLPTGFCGTDDETVHTAD
- a CDS encoding DNA polymerase IV; its protein translation is MSRNQVRRSTGLSGVGEDDSGCTILHVDMDAFFALVELRSRPELRGKPVIVGGGGNRGVVLSATYEARAMGVHSAMPMSRARRLAPSAVILPPHHSHYSEVSASIMALFASVTPIVEPLSLDEAFLDISGSLRSMGRPRQIAESIRARISDEQGITCSVGIASTKFVAKLASTRAKPDGLMVVPADEVLAFLHPLPVNALWGVGERTEEQLTRLGLRTVGDIAHTPLATLQRALGNAAGSHLHELSWGRDPRTVTAHVPDRSIGAEVTFVEDLEDVSAVNAHLLGLSDQVGSRLRASGRVARTVHLKVRFSDFNTITRSKTLRESTDVTQEIYEVIRQLFTALGASRARVRLVGVRVDGLSETQGSAQQLMLGEPERGRRDAEVAVDQLRARFGPTAVRPGRLIDPAAD
- a CDS encoding maleylpyruvate isomerase family mycothiol-dependent enzyme, with translation MLTLDRFHSAISQYSFQFGELLHASQLQSTVLSCPGWTMADLTQHLSGTQRWSTAIVRSGMRGDHPVGPSDRAGLEQWFSDGASQLVATLRQTPPEQPAWNFGPDPRQASFWSRRAAHEVAVHLWDAMNAQGRVFEIDPELAADGIDEVCTVFVYMKLRHGSLPDWTPVLNLVPTDVADGAWQLKAPNRPTDDEPQVTLRGSAHDLLLALWGRQGLEGIDIEGDPELAQALLDSGITP
- a CDS encoding carotenoid biosynthesis protein, which codes for MSVRIYTGRHADRGGNLPPWVPYVPWVFLALGIVAQILWVLTSDGLRTAVTIVSVLAFFGASVSHALQSRRMVWTAQFLGIAVGLSYLVELLGVRSQFPFGSYSYGTALGPALFGVPLLIALAWAAMAYPCLLAAQRLAADPLTTALIGGVLFAAWDLFLDPQMVSEGYWSWSSIGWYLPGIDGIPLQNFLGWLLTAFLLIWLLDRLPRRVAKDGVPAAMLSWIYVSNVIAALVFFDRVGVALWGGIVMGAIIIPWWWRSWSQPQW